A genome region from Streptomyces antimycoticus includes the following:
- a CDS encoding S41 family peptidase has translation MSGPCLFVHPRRIRHGAALTLVFVSVLATGAAVGSWGAEPGPRQDPQPAGVPARAYVGAVESDQVKAAAAAAQEDGKSGSKAAREVVSRSGDRWGAVYSAREYEGFRQKLDGAYVGVGISAHRDAQGRIAVERVEPGSPAQKAGIRAGDRVRTVDGKNVTGRPVTEVVALLRGPADGSPGTRVELGLRRGGQKWTQELRRARLSTDPVTVDRLSGYDAHRPGAVRIKVDSFTKGTGERIRRAVRSTPRGDGILLDLRGNSGGLVSEAVTAASSLLDGGLVATYDVRGDQRVLDARPGGDTDSPLVVLVDGGTMSAAELLTGALQDRGRAVVVGSRTFGKGSVQMPSELPDGSVAELTVGHYRTPAGRNVDGEGIDPDLRVKGDDGPSAEARARTVLSGLGGGS, from the coding sequence ATGTCGGGCCCGTGTTTGTTCGTCCATCCCCGCCGCATTCGCCACGGGGCCGCCCTGACATTGGTCTTCGTGAGCGTGCTCGCCACCGGGGCGGCCGTCGGTTCCTGGGGCGCCGAGCCCGGACCGCGCCAGGACCCCCAGCCCGCCGGGGTGCCCGCTCGTGCTTATGTCGGCGCGGTCGAGAGCGACCAGGTCAAGGCGGCCGCGGCCGCGGCCCAGGAGGACGGGAAGTCCGGTTCGAAGGCCGCCCGTGAGGTGGTCAGCCGCAGCGGAGACCGGTGGGGCGCGGTCTACAGCGCCCGTGAGTACGAGGGCTTCCGCCAGAAGCTCGACGGTGCGTACGTCGGCGTCGGGATCTCCGCCCACCGGGACGCCCAGGGGCGGATCGCGGTCGAGCGCGTCGAGCCCGGCAGCCCCGCCCAGAAGGCCGGGATCCGGGCCGGTGACCGGGTGCGCACGGTCGACGGCAAGAACGTGACCGGGCGGCCCGTCACCGAGGTCGTGGCCCTGCTGCGCGGCCCGGCCGACGGCTCCCCGGGCACCCGGGTGGAGCTCGGGCTGCGGCGTGGCGGACAGAAGTGGACGCAAGAGCTCCGCCGGGCCCGGCTGAGCACCGACCCGGTGACCGTCGACCGGCTCAGCGGCTACGACGCGCATAGACCCGGCGCCGTCCGGATCAAGGTCGACTCGTTCACCAAGGGCACCGGCGAGCGGATCCGGCGGGCGGTGCGCTCCACCCCCCGGGGCGACGGCATCCTGCTCGATCTGCGGGGCAACTCCGGCGGGCTGGTCTCCGAGGCCGTCACCGCCGCCTCCTCGCTGCTCGACGGCGGCCTGGTCGCCACCTATGACGTCCGTGGTGACCAGCGAGTTCTCGACGCGCGGCCGGGCGGCGACACCGACAGCCCGCTGGTGGTGCTGGTCGACGGCGGCACCATGAGCGCCGCCGAACTGCTCACCGGCGCGCTGCAGGACCGCGGCCGCGCCGTGGTCGTGGGCTCCCGCACCTTCGGCAAGGGCTCGGTGCAGATGCCGAGCGAGCTGCCCGACGGCTCGGTCGCCGAGCTCACCGTGGGCCACTACCGGACCCCGGCCGGGCGGAACGTCGACGGCGAGGGCATCGACCCGGACCTGAGGGTCAAGGGCGACGACGGCCCGTCGGCCGAGGCGCGGGCGCGCACGGTATTGAGTGGCCTCGGGGGTGGGTCCTAG
- the prfB gene encoding peptide chain release factor 2, producing MAVVDVSEELKSLSSTMGSIEAVLDLDKMRADIAVLEEQAAAPSLWDDPENAQKVTSKLSYLQGHLRRAEELRGRIDDLEVLFELAADEGDADARAEAEAELEAVRKAVDEMEVRTLLSGEYDSREAVVNIRAEAGGVDAADFAEQLQRMYLRWAERHGYKTEIYETSYAEEAGIKSTTFAVQIPYAYGTLSVEQGTHRLVRISPFDNQGRRQTSFAGVEVLPVVEQTDHIEIDESELRVDVYRSSGPGGQGVNTTDSAVRLTHIPTGIVVSCQNERSQIQNKATAMNVLQAKLLERRRQEEQAKMDALKGDGGNSWGNQMRSYVLHPYQMVKDLRTEFEVGNPQAVLDGELDGFLEAGIRWRKQQEQGK from the coding sequence GTGGCAGTCGTCGATGTATCCGAAGAGCTGAAGTCCCTCTCCTCGACCATGGGGTCGATCGAGGCCGTCCTGGACCTCGACAAGATGAGGGCCGACATCGCCGTGCTCGAGGAGCAGGCGGCGGCCCCGTCCCTGTGGGACGACCCGGAGAACGCGCAGAAGGTCACCAGCAAGCTCTCCTATCTCCAGGGGCACCTGCGCCGGGCCGAGGAGCTGCGCGGCCGGATCGACGATCTCGAGGTGCTGTTCGAGCTCGCCGCCGACGAGGGCGACGCGGACGCCCGCGCCGAGGCCGAGGCCGAGCTGGAGGCCGTGCGCAAGGCGGTCGACGAGATGGAGGTGCGCACCCTCCTGTCCGGCGAGTACGACTCCCGTGAGGCGGTCGTGAACATCCGCGCCGAGGCGGGCGGGGTGGACGCCGCCGACTTCGCCGAGCAGCTCCAGCGGATGTATCTGCGCTGGGCCGAGCGCCACGGCTACAAGACCGAGATCTACGAGACGTCGTACGCGGAGGAGGCCGGCATCAAGTCGACCACCTTCGCCGTGCAGATCCCGTACGCCTACGGGACGCTCTCGGTCGAGCAGGGCACCCACCGCCTGGTGCGGATCTCGCCGTTCGACAACCAGGGCCGCCGCCAGACCTCCTTCGCGGGCGTCGAGGTGCTGCCGGTCGTCGAGCAGACCGACCACATCGAGATCGACGAGTCCGAGCTGCGGGTGGATGTCTACCGCTCCTCGGGCCCCGGCGGCCAGGGCGTCAACACCACCGACTCCGCGGTGCGGTTGACCCACATCCCCACCGGCATCGTCGTCTCCTGTCAGAACGAGCGCTCGCAGATCCAGAACAAGGCGACCGCGATGAACGTCCTCCAGGCCAAGCTGCTCGAGCGGCGCCGCCAGGAGGAGCAGGCCAAGATGGACGCGCTCAAGGGCGACGGCGGCAATTCCTGGGGCAACCAGATGCGTTCGTACGTCCTGCACCCGTACCAGATGGTCAAGGACCTGCGTACCGAGTTCGAGGTCGGCAATCCGCAGGCGGTGCTCGACGGTGAGCTCGACGGCTTCCTGGAGGCCGGGATCCGCTGGCGTAAGCAGCAGGAGCAGGGGAAGTAA
- a CDS encoding serine/threonine-protein kinase: protein MSRKIGSRYTAHQLLGRGSAGTVWLGEGPEGPVAIKLLREDLSSDQELVERFVQERTVLLGLDHPRVVGVRDLVVDGNDLALVMDLIRGTDLRTRLDRERRLAPEAAVAIAADVADALSAAHAAGVVHRDVKPENVLLDMEGPLGPGGAHPALLTDFGIARLVDEPTPIRAQPARDRASSQGRSPNPRSVIGTPDYLAPEIVEGLPPRASVDVYALATVLYEMLAGFTPFGGGHPGAILRRHVTETVAPLPGIPDELWQLLLQCLAKAPASRLRASELATRLRELLPSLAGYPPLDIDEPDEQQEGEQREGAEAETPHRGVSVPAAGPAPTPSRRRGAVPLVPGAVPDSSRETHTSMRVPSADELAGGAHGTARAPRVHGQRRAGSARNPAVAGALRRRRLKVAAITLAALVAVGLGGWLVAGGDDGGDPPKGGEHSASQDPGTP, encoded by the coding sequence TTGTCACGGAAGATCGGCAGTCGGTACACCGCGCACCAGCTCCTGGGGCGCGGCAGCGCCGGCACGGTGTGGCTGGGCGAGGGACCCGAGGGCCCCGTCGCCATCAAGCTCCTGCGTGAGGACCTCTCCTCCGACCAGGAGCTCGTGGAGCGCTTCGTTCAGGAGCGCACCGTACTGCTCGGCCTCGACCACCCCCGGGTGGTCGGGGTGCGCGACCTGGTGGTCGACGGCAATGACCTCGCGCTGGTCATGGACCTGATCCGCGGTACGGATCTGCGCACCCGCCTCGACCGCGAGCGCCGGCTCGCCCCCGAGGCCGCCGTCGCGATCGCGGCGGACGTCGCCGACGCGCTGTCCGCCGCGCACGCCGCCGGGGTCGTCCACCGCGACGTCAAGCCGGAGAACGTACTGCTGGACATGGAGGGCCCGCTCGGCCCCGGCGGTGCGCACCCCGCCCTGCTCACCGACTTCGGCATCGCCCGCCTGGTGGACGAGCCGACCCCGATCCGCGCCCAGCCCGCCCGCGACCGGGCCTCCTCCCAGGGCCGCTCGCCGAACCCGCGCAGCGTGATCGGCACCCCGGACTATCTGGCTCCCGAGATCGTCGAGGGGCTGCCGCCCCGGGCCAGCGTGGATGTGTACGCCCTCGCGACGGTGCTCTACGAGATGCTGGCCGGCTTCACGCCCTTCGGCGGCGGCCACCCGGGCGCGATCCTGCGCCGCCATGTGACCGAGACCGTGGCGCCGCTGCCCGGGATCCCCGACGAGCTGTGGCAGCTCCTCCTCCAGTGCCTGGCCAAGGCGCCCGCCTCCCGGCTGCGCGCCTCCGAGCTGGCCACCCGGCTGCGCGAGCTGCTGCCCAGCCTGGCCGGATATCCGCCGCTGGACATCGACGAGCCCGATGAGCAGCAGGAGGGCGAGCAGCGGGAGGGCGCGGAAGCGGAGACCCCGCACCGCGGCGTCTCCGTGCCCGCCGCCGGGCCCGCCCCTACGCCCTCGCGGCGGCGCGGCGCGGTGCCTCTGGTCCCCGGCGCGGTGCCGGACTCCAGCCGCGAGACCCACACCAGCATGCGGGTGCCCAGCGCGGACGAGCTCGCGGGCGGCGCCCATGGCACCGCCCGCGCCCCCCGGGTGCACGGCCAGCGCCGGGCGGGCTCGGCCCGTAACCCCGCGGTCGCGGGCGCGCTGCGCCGCCGTCGGCTCAAGGTGGCCGCGATCACGCTGGCCGCCCTGGTCGCGGTGGGGCTCGGCGGCTGGCTGGTGGCGGGCGGCGACGACGGCGGCGATCCGCCCAAGGGCGGCGAGCACTCCGCCTCCCAGGACCCCGGTACGCCATGA
- a CDS encoding PT domain-containing protein codes for MTKKTRLRVARIAAGAVIAAGASLTAAGAASAVGVDVGIGGVNVSANADEKGLDVGVGIGNGHGKPTDKPTDEPTSIPTGEPTDEPTVPPTDDPTVPPTDDPTQPPTGEPTGEPTDEPTQPPTDEPTDEPTAGPSSPGQGGGGGGGDESTCTVDLDSTNCDDNTGTDNVGSKPVEQGKAKEQLAETGSSETTFLLVGAATMIAGGIGFRFVPRLVNRNNLA; via the coding sequence ATGACGAAGAAGACGCGGCTGCGCGTTGCGCGCATAGCTGCCGGTGCGGTGATCGCCGCCGGCGCATCGCTCACCGCCGCCGGCGCTGCATCGGCCGTTGGTGTGGATGTCGGTATCGGCGGTGTGAACGTTTCCGCCAACGCGGACGAGAAGGGCCTGGACGTCGGTGTCGGCATCGGCAACGGCCACGGCAAGCCGACCGACAAACCGACCGACGAGCCGACCTCGATCCCGACGGGCGAGCCGACCGACGAGCCGACCGTCCCGCCGACGGACGACCCGACCGTCCCGCCCACGGATGACCCGACTCAGCCGCCCACGGGCGAGCCGACCGGTGAGCCGACGGATGAGCCCACTCAGCCGCCGACCGACGAGCCGACCGACGAGCCCACTGCCGGGCCGAGCTCGCCCGGTCAGGGTGGCGGCGGCGGTGGTGGCGACGAGAGCACCTGCACGGTGGACCTCGACAGCACCAACTGCGACGACAACACCGGCACCGACAACGTCGGCTCCAAGCCGGTGGAGCAGGGCAAGGCCAAGGAGCAGCTGGCCGAGACCGGTTCCTCCGAGACCACGTTCCTGCTGGTCGGCGCCGCCACGATGATCGCCGGCGGTATCGGCTTCCGCTTTGTGCCGCGTCTGGTGAACCGCAACAACCTCGCCTGA
- the ftsE gene encoding cell division ATP-binding protein FtsE: protein MIRFDNVSKTYPKQNRPALRDVSLEIEKGEFVFLVGSSGSGKSTFLRLLLREERASHGAVHVLGKDLARLSNWKVPQMRRQLGTVFQDFRLLPNKTVGENVAFALEVIGKPRTAIRKTVPEVLDLVGLGGKDDRMPGELSGGEQQRVAIARAFVNRPMLLIADEPTGNLDPQTSVGIMKLLDRINRTGTTVVMATHDQQIVDQMRKRVIELEKGRLVRDQSRGVYGYQH, encoded by the coding sequence GTGATCCGATTCGACAACGTATCCAAGACATACCCCAAGCAGAACCGTCCCGCACTCCGGGATGTCTCGCTCGAGATCGAGAAGGGCGAGTTCGTCTTCCTCGTGGGCTCCTCGGGGTCGGGGAAGTCCACTTTCCTCCGGCTGCTCCTCCGCGAGGAGCGCGCCAGCCATGGCGCGGTCCATGTGCTGGGCAAGGATCTCGCGCGGCTGTCCAACTGGAAGGTGCCGCAGATGCGCCGCCAGTTGGGGACCGTCTTCCAGGATTTCCGGCTGCTCCCCAACAAGACGGTGGGGGAGAATGTCGCCTTCGCGCTCGAGGTGATCGGCAAGCCGCGCACCGCCATTCGGAAAACCGTCCCCGAGGTGCTCGATCTGGTGGGACTGGGCGGTAAAGACGACCGTATGCCCGGCGAGCTCTCCGGTGGTGAACAGCAGCGGGTGGCCATCGCCCGCGCGTTCGTCAACCGTCCGATGCTGCTGATCGCCGACGAGCCGACGGGAAACCTGGACCCGCAGACGTCCGTCGGCATCATGAAGCTGCTGGACCGGATCAACCGGACCGGCACCACTGTCGTCATGGCGACACACGACCAGCAGATCGTGGACCAGATGCGCAAGCGCGTGATCGAACTTGAGAAGGGCCGCCTCGTCCGCGACCAGTCCCGCGGCGTCTACGGCTACCAGCACTGA
- a CDS encoding FHA domain-containing protein, whose amino-acid sequence MQIRLTVLGPRSAHPGRSGHHPAPASAPHALMGAVDVLVTAPVGTALASVAGGLADAVAAAGYEAGGGSSGGGAVVLYAGGERLDPQRCALGEPPLVDGAVLSLHTPADPDSGHYPGYPGLPETAVADATVHLDVVAGPDAGGVHLLHGGQVRIGRSADADVPLDDPDVSRLHCAVTVAEDGRVTIADLGSTNGTAADGVPVGTHPVPLEPGALLRIGESALRLRVPSADSAFPSAPSRLPVHADGEGHLRVTPAGDHPTHAEGPWTGAPQSAPPTPPRAPGHPRPTTRAPAGRESPSPVTSLTRRPGRAGRAQAPGRGTPAGARRAGARAREPPGARHGSRGGRSRPPGRRMAPRRGGRRRGAGRGGWQRPPGRRRLGARLGSRRSPRHGRRGAGRRGRPGPPGRRTAPRRGGRRRGAGRRGRSRVRPRGPGRAGRPPADRRRLGEPGRLSLRRRGRRSTG is encoded by the coding sequence ATGCAGATTCGGCTGACCGTCCTCGGGCCGCGCAGCGCCCACCCGGGCCGTTCCGGCCACCATCCTGCGCCCGCGTCCGCGCCGCATGCCCTTATGGGCGCGGTGGACGTCCTGGTCACCGCCCCTGTCGGCACGGCCCTCGCCTCGGTGGCCGGCGGGCTCGCCGACGCGGTCGCCGCGGCCGGGTACGAGGCGGGGGGCGGCAGCAGTGGCGGCGGCGCGGTGGTGCTGTACGCGGGCGGTGAGCGGCTGGACCCGCAGCGCTGTGCGCTGGGCGAGCCGCCGCTGGTGGACGGCGCGGTGCTCTCCCTGCACACCCCGGCCGACCCCGACTCCGGCCACTACCCCGGCTATCCCGGCCTCCCCGAGACCGCCGTGGCCGACGCCACGGTCCATCTGGACGTGGTCGCGGGGCCCGACGCGGGCGGCGTCCATCTGCTCCACGGCGGCCAGGTCCGCATCGGCCGCTCCGCCGACGCGGACGTTCCGCTGGACGACCCCGACGTCTCCCGGCTGCACTGCGCGGTCACGGTCGCCGAGGACGGCCGCGTGACCATCGCCGACCTCGGCTCGACCAACGGCACCGCCGCCGACGGCGTCCCCGTGGGCACCCATCCGGTGCCGCTGGAGCCGGGGGCGCTGCTGCGGATCGGCGAGTCCGCCCTGCGGCTGCGCGTCCCCTCCGCGGATTCCGCGTTCCCGTCGGCCCCCTCGCGCCTTCCGGTCCACGCGGACGGGGAGGGCCACCTCCGCGTCACGCCGGCCGGTGACCACCCCACCCACGCGGAGGGCCCCTGGACCGGCGCCCCTCAGTCCGCCCCACCCACTCCGCCGAGGGCACCTGGACACCCCCGGCCCACCACCCGGGCACCGGCTGGACGCGAGTCACCCAGCCCGGTGACGAGCCTCACTCGGCGTCCGGGGCGCGCGGGGAGGGCGCAGGCACCGGGGCGCGGGACCCCCGCGGGGGCGAGGAGGGCTGGGGCCCGGGCACGGGAGCCGCCGGGGGCGCGGCACGGGAGCCGGGGCGGGCGGTCACGGCCACCGGGACGACGGATGGCACCCCGGCGAGGGGGCCGTCGGCGGGGCGCGGGGCGGGGCGGGTGGCAGCGGCCACCGGGACGACGACGGCTGGGGGCCCGGCTCGGGAGCCGCCGGAGCCCGCGGCACGGGCGCCGGGGCGCGGGGCGGCGCGGGCGGCCAGGCCCACCGGGACGACGGACGGCACCCCGGCGAGGGGGCCGTCGGCGGGGCGCGGGGCGGCGCGGGCGGTCGCGGGTCCGGCCACGCGGACCAGGACGGGCGGGCCGACCGCCGGCCGACCGGCGACGGCTCGGTGAACCCGGGCGGCTCTCCTTACGGCGCCGCGGGCGCCGGTCGACGGGGTGA
- a CDS encoding FtsK/SpoIIIE domain-containing protein has product MPGPTRWTRRGSGAAARDRGLGAAVGRGKAAERGGAREDGGGQGAAERAAAEAEVLQRRWPDPATVLMTALGPGSRLWERTQGHPDALTVRLGSADQLAADGGLLVAAPVTVDLRQCGSLGLAGPRARVAGLARSVVAQLAALHSPAALEIVLISGEERLTEWSWLGWLPQLQPMRGQDCRLLLAYDGEQATARTDELTRRLEDGPLGPGWASASPAAAAAAAARHVGPRTVVVVDGAPGPAALHDTLARLAASGSAAGIHLLCLTEAPAASPLSPLPMSYEAACAASAAFAASGVAAVLSGDVATGLQIVHADGDGATSGIAGVTGVSGITGATGATTTVTVDAVSAAWAERFARALAPLRPAASAQGGAFGGSDGPPTVPLPDSARLLDELGLARATPASLLARWAAAADEAPAGGRALAVLGAGPRGALAVDLAADGPHALIEGTAGTGKTELLRSFAASLAAAERPDRLELILIDGAGAGAGAGEGLRVCTDLPHVSTHLAATDPVRMREFAQALSSELKRRAELLDRLDFTAWHARPHHGDGGGEGRSDGAADPGGTPGAPGAGSARVVAPRPPGDVDPPPSDTLHTLNLRTQRTAGAATTRSRPFLPRLVVLVDDFDALVAPALGSPGRPAAGSVVRALEAIARDGARLGVHLVVASGRPDRTADTVAVERAGLRIVLDPRPLNPAHPARHGEAERPDTAPAASPRSVTPTPAAAAAPGGDPAPGRGRLFRPQDAGGTPFQAGRVTGRIPRTATQRPTVVPLEWRRMGDPPARRPLRELGNGPTDLALLASALQRAAQSADAPTAPALI; this is encoded by the coding sequence ATGCCGGGGCCTACGCGCTGGACGCGCCGGGGCTCAGGCGCGGCGGCGCGGGATAGGGGCCTGGGTGCGGCAGTTGGCCGGGGGAAGGCGGCCGAGCGGGGCGGGGCGCGGGAGGACGGGGGCGGTCAGGGCGCGGCGGAGCGGGCGGCCGCGGAGGCGGAGGTGCTGCAGCGGCGGTGGCCGGATCCGGCCACCGTGTTGATGACGGCGTTGGGGCCCGGCTCCCGGTTGTGGGAGCGCACCCAAGGACATCCGGACGCGCTCACCGTGCGTCTCGGCTCGGCCGACCAGCTGGCGGCCGACGGCGGGCTGCTCGTCGCCGCGCCCGTGACCGTCGATCTGCGGCAGTGCGGCTCGCTGGGGCTGGCGGGGCCGCGGGCGCGGGTGGCGGGGCTCGCCCGGTCCGTCGTGGCGCAGTTGGCGGCCCTGCACTCACCGGCCGCGCTGGAGATCGTGCTGATCAGCGGCGAGGAGCGACTCACGGAGTGGTCGTGGCTCGGCTGGCTGCCCCAGCTCCAGCCGATGCGCGGCCAGGACTGCCGCCTGCTGCTCGCGTATGACGGCGAACAGGCCACGGCCCGTACGGACGAGCTGACCCGGCGGCTGGAGGACGGGCCGCTGGGCCCCGGCTGGGCGAGCGCCTCCCCCGCCGCTGCGGCGGCCGCGGCGGCGCGCCACGTCGGGCCGCGCACCGTGGTGGTCGTGGACGGCGCCCCCGGTCCGGCCGCGCTGCACGACACGCTCGCCCGGCTGGCGGCGAGCGGCTCGGCGGCCGGGATCCATCTGCTCTGTCTGACCGAGGCGCCCGCCGCGTCGCCTCTGTCCCCGCTGCCGATGAGCTACGAGGCCGCGTGTGCCGCGTCCGCGGCCTTCGCGGCCTCCGGGGTGGCGGCCGTGCTGAGCGGCGATGTGGCCACGGGGCTGCAGATCGTCCATGCGGACGGGGACGGAGCCACGTCCGGCATCGCCGGGGTCACTGGCGTCTCCGGGATCACCGGCGCGACCGGCGCCACCACGACCGTCACCGTGGACGCCGTGTCGGCGGCGTGGGCCGAGCGGTTCGCGCGGGCGCTCGCGCCCCTGCGCCCGGCCGCCTCCGCGCAGGGCGGCGCGTTCGGCGGCTCCGATGGCCCGCCGACCGTTCCGCTGCCGGACTCGGCGCGACTGCTGGACGAGTTGGGCCTGGCGCGGGCCACGCCCGCGTCGCTGCTGGCCCGTTGGGCCGCCGCGGCGGACGAGGCCCCGGCGGGCGGCCGGGCGCTGGCGGTGCTCGGCGCCGGGCCGCGCGGCGCGCTCGCGGTCGATCTGGCCGCCGACGGTCCGCACGCGCTGATCGAGGGCACGGCGGGCACCGGTAAGACGGAGCTGCTGCGCTCGTTCGCCGCGTCGCTCGCGGCCGCCGAACGGCCGGACCGCCTCGAGCTTATCCTCATCGACGGAGCCGGCGCCGGGGCCGGAGCGGGCGAGGGACTGCGGGTGTGCACGGATCTGCCGCATGTCTCGACGCATCTGGCGGCCACCGACCCGGTACGGATGCGGGAGTTCGCGCAGGCACTCAGCTCGGAGCTCAAGCGCCGCGCCGAGTTGCTGGACCGGCTGGACTTCACCGCCTGGCACGCCCGGCCCCACCACGGCGATGGCGGGGGCGAGGGCCGAAGTGACGGCGCCGCCGACCCGGGCGGCACCCCTGGCGCGCCCGGCGCCGGTTCGGCCCGCGTCGTCGCACCCCGCCCGCCCGGCGATGTCGACCCGCCGCCCAGCGACACCCTCCACACGCTCAATCTGCGCACTCAGCGCACCGCGGGCGCGGCAACAACCCGCTCCCGCCCCTTCCTCCCCCGTCTCGTCGTGCTCGTCGACGACTTCGACGCGCTGGTGGCCCCGGCCCTCGGCAGCCCCGGCCGCCCGGCGGCCGGTTCGGTCGTCCGCGCCCTGGAGGCGATCGCCCGCGACGGCGCCCGCCTCGGGGTGCATCTGGTCGTGGCGTCCGGCCGCCCGGACCGTACGGCGGACACGGTGGCCGTCGAGCGGGCCGGACTCCGGATCGTTCTGGACCCGCGCCCGCTGAACCCCGCACACCCCGCCCGCCACGGGGAGGCCGAACGGCCCGATACAGCCCCCGCCGCATCGCCACGCTCGGTCACACCCACCCCCGCAGCCGCAGCCGCCCCGGGCGGCGACCCGGCCCCGGGCCGTGGGCGGCTGTTCCGCCCGCAGGACGCCGGAGGGACCCCGTTTCAGGCGGGCCGGGTGACCGGACGGATACCGCGCACCGCCACGCAGCGGCCCACCGTCGTGCCGCTGGAATGGCGGCGGATGGGCGATCCGCCCGCCCGCCGGCCGCTGCGCGAGCTGGGCAACGGCCCCACCGACCTCGCACTTCTCGCCAGTGCGCTGCAGCGCGCCGCGCAGTCGGCCGACGCGCCCACCGCACCCGCGCTGATCTGA
- the ftsX gene encoding permease-like cell division protein FtsX, with protein sequence MRAQFVLSEIGVGLRRNLTMTFAVIVSVALSLALFGGSLLMREQVSTMKGYWYDKVNVSIFLCNKNDKETSANCAKGAVTEAQKQEIESELKQMNIVESVHFETSEEAYKHYKEQFGDSPLADSLTPDQMQESFRIKLKDPERYDVISTAFAARPGVQEVQDQKALVDDLFNLLNGMNFAALGVMTLMLIVALMLIVNTVRVSAFSRRRETGIMRLVGASSFYIQMPFIMEAAIAGLLGAGFACVLLVSGQYFLVNNWLVDKIDVINFIGWDAVLAKLPLVLAIGLLMPALAAFFALRKYLKV encoded by the coding sequence ATGCGCGCCCAGTTCGTCCTGTCGGAGATCGGCGTCGGTCTCCGCCGCAATCTCACGATGACCTTCGCGGTCATCGTCTCCGTCGCCCTCTCGCTCGCCCTGTTCGGCGGGTCCCTGCTCATGCGCGAGCAGGTGAGCACGATGAAGGGCTACTGGTACGACAAGGTCAACGTCTCGATCTTCCTCTGCAACAAGAACGACAAGGAGACCTCGGCCAACTGCGCCAAGGGCGCGGTCACCGAGGCCCAGAAGCAGGAGATCGAGTCCGAGCTCAAGCAGATGAACATCGTCGAGTCGGTGCACTTCGAGACCAGTGAGGAGGCGTACAAGCACTACAAGGAGCAGTTCGGCGACTCGCCGTTGGCCGACTCCCTGACGCCGGACCAGATGCAGGAGTCCTTCCGTATCAAGCTGAAGGATCCCGAGCGCTATGACGTCATCTCCACGGCCTTCGCCGCCCGCCCCGGGGTGCAGGAGGTCCAGGATCAAAAGGCCCTGGTCGACGACCTGTTCAATCTGCTCAACGGCATGAACTTCGCGGCGCTCGGTGTGATGACGCTGATGCTGATCGTCGCGTTGATGCTGATCGTCAACACGGTGCGGGTGTCGGCGTTCAGCCGCCGCCGGGAGACCGGGATCATGCGATTGGTCGGCGCGTCCAGCTTCTATATCCAGATGCCGTTCATCATGGAGGCCGCCATCGCGGGGCTGCTGGGCGCGGGCTTCGCCTGTGTACTGCTGGTGAGCGGGCAGTACTTCCTGGTCAACAACTGGCTGGTGGACAAGATCGATGTGATCAACTTCATCGGCTGGGACGCGGTGCTCGCCAAGCTGCCGCTGGTGCTCGCGATTGGCCTGCTCATGCCCGCGCTCGCGGCGTTCTTCGCGTTGCGCAAGTACCTCAAGGTGTGA